A genomic window from Parasteatoda tepidariorum isolate YZ-2023 chromosome 10, CAS_Ptep_4.0, whole genome shotgun sequence includes:
- the LOC107451235 gene encoding ceramide glucosyltransferase isoform X1, whose product MVRVLLFYTLYGFAIFIFGGWCFVWMLHLIAILNGKLKLHKKSQLPSPEVPLPGVSILKPLTGVDNNLYTNLESFFTMNYPKYELLFCIEDESDPSIMLVNSLIEKHPEIDASIFIGKCAPKVGVNPKINNMNPGYEAAKYDLILVSDSGIKMKEDTLLEMVCLMTENVALVHQMPFTCDRNNFPAVMEKVYFGTSHARIYLAADMFHINCPTGMSALMRKKLLDEVGGMKAFGQYLAEDFFFAKSFTDRGWSLRISSQPAWQNSGICEVANFNSRVSRWAKLRFAMVPYTIVLEPLSECMVLGACAAFSVNVLFGWDPFVVYLVHILAWLILDWILLNVIQNNTLPFTKMDFVIAWSFREIGAFFHFMHALFNPKIQWRTRTFYLKWGGLAEEVSNPKV is encoded by the exons ATGGTGCGGGTTCTACTCTTTTACACTCTTTATggatttgcaatatttatatttggtgGTTGGTGTTTTGTCTGGATGTTACATTTAATCGCAATATTAAACGG GAAACTTAAGTTGCATAAAAAAAGCCAATTACCATCTCCTGAAGTTCCCTTACCAGGTGTTTCCATATTAAAGCCTTTGACTGGAGTAGACAATAATTTGTACACAAATTTGGaatcattttttacaatgaacTATCCAAAA taTGAATTGCTGTTTTGTATTGAAGATGAAAGTGATCCTTCCATAATGCTTGTTAatagtttaattgaaaaacacCCTGAAATAGATGCCAGTATATTCATTGGTAAGT gCGCTCCAAAAGTAGGTGTCAATCCAAAGATTAATAATATGAATCCTGGTTATGAAGCAGCCAAGTATGATCTTATTCTAGTCTCTGATAGTGGAATTAAAA tGAAAGAAGATACTTTGCTTGAAATGGTTTGTTTGATGACTGAGAATGTAGCTCTCGTTCACCAGATGCCATTCACTTGTGATCGAAATAATTTTCCTGCTGTCATGGAAAAG GTATATTTTGGAACATCCCATGCTAGAATATATCTTGCAGCCGATATGTTTCATATAAATTGCCCAACTGGCATGTCAGCCTTAATGAGGAAAAAACTTCTTGATGAAGTGGGAGGTATGAAAGCATTTGGCCAGTATTTAGCTGAAGACTTCTTTTTTGCCAAATCCTTCACAGATAG GGGTTGGTCTTTAAGAATTAGTTCTCAACCAGCGTGGCAAAACTCTGGTATCTGTGAAGTAGCTAATTTCAATAGTCGTGTTTctag gtgGGCAAAGCTAAGATTTGCAATGGTTCCCTATACAATAGTACTAGAACCTCTGTCTGAATGCATGGTTCTTGGAGCTTGTGCAGCTTTCTCTGTCAATGTTCTATTTGGCTGGGACCCATTTGTTGTATATTTAGTCCATATCTTGGCATGGTTAATTTTAGATTGGATTCTTTTAAATGTCATACAG AATAACACTTTGCCATTCACGAAGATGGATTTTGTAATAGCCTGGTCATTCAGGGAGATTGGTGCTTTTTTCCATTTCATGCATGCGCTTTTCAATCCAAAAATACAATGGAGGACTCGTACATTTTACCTGAAATGGGGAGGCCTTGCTGAAGAAGTTTCTAACCCAAAAGTCTAA
- the LOC107451235 gene encoding ceramide glucosyltransferase isoform X2, with product MVRVLLFYTLYGFAIFIFGGWCFVWMLHLIAILNGKLKLHKKSQLPSPEVPLPGVSILKPLTGVDNNLYTNLESFFTMNYPKYELLFCIEDESDPSIMLVNSLIEKHPEIDASIFIGAPKVGVNPKINNMNPGYEAAKYDLILVSDSGIKMKEDTLLEMVCLMTENVALVHQMPFTCDRNNFPAVMEKVYFGTSHARIYLAADMFHINCPTGMSALMRKKLLDEVGGMKAFGQYLAEDFFFAKSFTDRGWSLRISSQPAWQNSGICEVANFNSRVSRWAKLRFAMVPYTIVLEPLSECMVLGACAAFSVNVLFGWDPFVVYLVHILAWLILDWILLNVIQNNTLPFTKMDFVIAWSFREIGAFFHFMHALFNPKIQWRTRTFYLKWGGLAEEVSNPKV from the exons ATGGTGCGGGTTCTACTCTTTTACACTCTTTATggatttgcaatatttatatttggtgGTTGGTGTTTTGTCTGGATGTTACATTTAATCGCAATATTAAACGG GAAACTTAAGTTGCATAAAAAAAGCCAATTACCATCTCCTGAAGTTCCCTTACCAGGTGTTTCCATATTAAAGCCTTTGACTGGAGTAGACAATAATTTGTACACAAATTTGGaatcattttttacaatgaacTATCCAAAA taTGAATTGCTGTTTTGTATTGAAGATGAAAGTGATCCTTCCATAATGCTTGTTAatagtttaattgaaaaacacCCTGAAATAGATGCCAGTATATTCATTG gCGCTCCAAAAGTAGGTGTCAATCCAAAGATTAATAATATGAATCCTGGTTATGAAGCAGCCAAGTATGATCTTATTCTAGTCTCTGATAGTGGAATTAAAA tGAAAGAAGATACTTTGCTTGAAATGGTTTGTTTGATGACTGAGAATGTAGCTCTCGTTCACCAGATGCCATTCACTTGTGATCGAAATAATTTTCCTGCTGTCATGGAAAAG GTATATTTTGGAACATCCCATGCTAGAATATATCTTGCAGCCGATATGTTTCATATAAATTGCCCAACTGGCATGTCAGCCTTAATGAGGAAAAAACTTCTTGATGAAGTGGGAGGTATGAAAGCATTTGGCCAGTATTTAGCTGAAGACTTCTTTTTTGCCAAATCCTTCACAGATAG GGGTTGGTCTTTAAGAATTAGTTCTCAACCAGCGTGGCAAAACTCTGGTATCTGTGAAGTAGCTAATTTCAATAGTCGTGTTTctag gtgGGCAAAGCTAAGATTTGCAATGGTTCCCTATACAATAGTACTAGAACCTCTGTCTGAATGCATGGTTCTTGGAGCTTGTGCAGCTTTCTCTGTCAATGTTCTATTTGGCTGGGACCCATTTGTTGTATATTTAGTCCATATCTTGGCATGGTTAATTTTAGATTGGATTCTTTTAAATGTCATACAG AATAACACTTTGCCATTCACGAAGATGGATTTTGTAATAGCCTGGTCATTCAGGGAGATTGGTGCTTTTTTCCATTTCATGCATGCGCTTTTCAATCCAAAAATACAATGGAGGACTCGTACATTTTACCTGAAATGGGGAGGCCTTGCTGAAGAAGTTTCTAACCCAAAAGTCTAA